The following proteins are encoded in a genomic region of Anaerolineae bacterium:
- the fabG gene encoding 3-oxoacyl-[acyl-carrier-protein] reductase — translation MTTTKRFQNKVAIVTGGANGIGQAAVSAFAREGARVVIVDLAARGEEVAAKIKQDGGEALFVQTNVSNADEVQAMVKTVIDTHGQIDILVNNAGITRDNLIMTMKEDDWDLVLKVNLYSVYHCSKAVIRPMMKKRYGRIINMASVVGLAGQVGQTNYAASKAGIIGLTKSLAKEVGSRNITVNAIAPGFIKTQLTDVLPPEMVQASIDNTPLGRLGEVEDVANAILFFASGEAAFITGQVLAVDGGLVMQ, via the coding sequence ATGACAACAACAAAAAGATTTCAAAACAAAGTAGCCATCGTGACCGGCGGCGCTAATGGCATTGGCCAGGCTGCCGTTTCGGCTTTTGCCCGGGAAGGGGCCAGGGTGGTTATTGTTGATTTGGCCGCCAGGGGCGAAGAGGTTGCGGCCAAGATAAAACAAGACGGCGGCGAGGCCCTTTTTGTGCAAACAAATGTGTCAAACGCCGACGAAGTGCAGGCTATGGTCAAAACCGTCATTGACACTCACGGCCAAATTGATATACTTGTAAATAACGCCGGAATTACGCGCGATAACCTGATCATGACGATGAAGGAAGATGATTGGGACCTGGTGTTAAAAGTTAATCTTTATAGCGTGTACCACTGTTCCAAAGCCGTAATCCGGCCTATGATGAAAAAACGGTACGGTCGGATCATCAACATGGCCTCGGTAGTGGGGTTGGCGGGGCAGGTGGGCCAAACCAATTATGCCGCTTCCAAGGCCGGTATCATTGGTTTGACCAAATCTTTGGCCAAAGAAGTTGGCTCACGGAATATCACGGTCAATGCCATAGCGCCTGGTTTTATCAAAACCCAACTGACGGATGTTTTGCCGCCAGAGATGGTCCAGGCTTCCATTGACAACACGCCCTTGGGGCGATTGGGCGAAGTGGAAGATGTGGCCAACGCCATTTTGTTTTTTGCCTCTGGTGAGGCCGCTTTTATTACCGGGCAGGTGTTAGCCGTTGACGGCGGCCTGGTAATGCAGTAA